The Acidaminococcus fermentans DSM 20731 sequence TCAGCCCCTGCATGGCTGGGCACCCCGCTGAATTCCGCATCCAGTTTGTCCGTGGCCAGGAATCCCTTGGTCATGCACACCAGGGACCCGTCATTGTAGTCCCCCAGGCCGATGTGCCCGCTGATGAAGTAGTCCACATCGTCCACAATGCCGCTCTGGACCATGCTCTTGGCCCCTACCACCCCTTCTTCCCCGGGCTGGAAGCAGATTTTCAGGGTGCCGGCCATCCGGTCCTTGTGGGCGGCCACCAGTCTGGCCACGGCCAGACCGATGGTGGCATGGCCGTCATGGCCGCAGGCGTGCATCAGCCCCGGATGGCAGGACTGGAATCCCAGGGCGCTGGGCCGGTGGCTGGGGGCCGGATCTTCGGCCACGAACAGGGAATCGATGTCGAACCGCAGGGCCACGGTTTTTCCGGGTTTGGCAAAATGCATGATGCCCACGCAGCCGGTCATGCCCCCTTTCATCCGGTCCACCAGCACCGGGTTGGCCCCTTCTTTGATGGCCCGCTGGGCACACTGTTTCAGGGTCTTTTCGTCAGGGACCAGCATCCGGGCGCTGTCATCCAGTACCTCGCTGCCCATTTTCACTTCGTATCCCAGTTTTTCCAGCTCGGTGGCGATAATGGAGGTGGTCCGGAATTCCGTCCAGGCGGTTTCCGGATGGGCATGGAAGTCCCGTCTTTGATGGATCAACTCCTCTTTCATTCCCATGGCTTCTTCATAGTAATTCATGGCATTTCCTCCCTGATTGTATTTGATTCACAGCGGCCCTATCGTTGGTCGTTCATCGTTCATCGGGTTCCCGCCGTCCCGCTCTTCCCTCTTCCCTCTTCACTCTTTTCTCTTCACTCTTTACTCTGCATTCTTCACTGCCACTTCGAACGTCCTGTGCCAGGGGAGCCGGTACCGGTACTGTTCCGGCCGTTTTCCCAGGAGGGGCGTTCCTTCTTTTTCCATTTTTTCAGTGATCATGGTTTCTGCCCGGGCGGTCTGGTCATCGGTGAGTTTCCCGTCGGGCCACTGGTTGGGCCAGATCAGCTGCTGCCGGACTTCCTGGCGGACCCGGCTCTGGTACAGCCAGTCGTCCAGGTACCGGACGGTCAGGAGATCCTGCCGGTCCCGGTCACTGAGGTACGGCCGGAGCATCCCCTGGCCCAGGGCGTACCCCAGGCTGTTGCCGGCAGTATTCCATCCGGCATAGGACCCCAGACGGTACCCCAGGGGCTCCCGTTCCCCTTCCTTCCGGAGGAGGGTTTCCACCAGGGCCCGGCTGCCTCCGTTGCCAAAAGCCACGTCGGCGATCCCCACGTTCCGGCCTTTTTCCACGTACTGCCGGGCCGTGGCCAGGAACTGCCGTCCCATTTCATCCAGTTCCGTCCCGTTGGCCGGGACATCGGCCCCCAGGGTCACCCCGTCCGCCGGGGTATAGAGCCCCAGCACCAGATCCGCCCGTTTGTCCGTCCGGGCGGGAAAGCCCCCGGCCGCCAGCACATGTTCCCGGAAGCTCCGGCGGATGGGACCGTCTTCATAGCTGGGCACCGTGGCCGGCCCGGCGCCTCCGTTGTACCAGGCATACACCAGGGGCGTCTCTCCCCGGGCTTTGTTCATGGCCCGGTTCAGCAGCACCATCCCCAGTTCATCGGCGCCGGAAAAGCTCCGGAATTTGTGCCGGAAGGCCGGATCGGCAAAGGCGGCCAGGTCTTCCGCATCCCGGTGGGCTTCGGAATAGGGAGCGGAATCGTCCCGGCCGATGAGCAGGTAATCCAGTTTTCCCCGTTCCAGCCCCCGGGTCAGCCCCTTCAGCACGAACAGATTCTTTTTCCGGCGTTCCAGCACATCCCGGCGGATATCCAGGGGCAGCTCCTTTTCCACCTGGGCCAGTTCCTTTTTCTCTTTCCGGGTCAGCTTCCCCAGCCGCTGCCGGTCCCGAAGCTGCCCCCACCGGAAGATCTGGGGCCCGTACTGGGCATAATAGGCAGGTTCTGCCGGTGCGCTGCTCCATCTGGGGGAGCGCATCACGGTGGCAAAAGCGTACAGGGGCACCCCGGGATGGCGGCTCTGGAAGGCCAGCAAATCTCCCGCCCGCCGGGCCAGCACCGCCGGATCCAGTTCATGGGTCCGGGAAGGCACCAGTCCCCCGTAAATATAGGAATCCACCGAGACCACCGCACCCTGGGCGCCCCGGGCTTCCTGGTCCAGCCAGCAGGCCAGTTTTTCCGGGTCCCCGGACTGCCGATCGCTGGCCAGGAGGGTTTCCGGCGGGGTCACCACCTGGACCCCGGCTTTCCGGAAGCTGTCCGCCGTATAGGCCAGGGACACGGGACGGTTGTCCAGGGGAATGAAAAGGATCTTTTCCGCTGCCGCCGGTGCACAAATACCCATCATCAGCACCACAAAAGCCCCAAAACGTTTACACCAATTCACTCCAGCACCTCTTTTCCTTTCCTGTTCCTAATTCAACCACCGGGCCGCCAGATCCAGGATCTTTCCGATGGTCCGGAGCTGGTCCTGGTATTTACCCATTTCCTGCTGGATGGCGGCATCTCCCTGGCCGTTCTGGGCGGCCCGGGCCAATTGGTCCAGTTTCTCCAGGATCTCATCCTGGTGGTCCACCAGGGTCCTCACCACTTTCCCCACCAGAGGATTGTTCAGTGCCTTCTGGAGGGCCCTGCGCTGCTGCTCCAGGGTCTCGGGGCTGGTGGTGCTGCCGGGTACCGCTGCCGCCGGCGGCAGGGCACGGCCTTCCCCGGATGATTTCTTCCGGGTGCCGGGAGCCGGGGTATCCGTCTCTCCATCCCCGCTGTCCGCGGCTTCCTGGACCTTGTCCCGGATCACTTCATACACCGGAGCCAGAGGCGTCTGTTCCAGTCCCTGGGCAGCCTGGAGCACCGCTCCGGCCACCCCCGCCGCCTGTCCGGTCTTTTTTTTCTTCGTCCCCTTCTGGAGGATCTTCCCGTAATACCCTTTCAGGTTGGTGATCTCCACCAGCTGCCAGTCCCCTTTTTCATTTTTGTGCATGTGGAGCACCAGGGTGTCGCTCCCCACGGCAGGGTTGTCCATCTGGACGTTCACCAGGGCATCCTGGGGGTACCTGGCCCCGGGCTGGATGTCCTTCACCTTCAGAGCGGTCCAGTCCACCGGCAGCACCTTGTCCGGGTTGATCTTCCGGTAGGAATCGGTCCAGTCCCCGGTAAGCACCCCGTTGTGGATCAGTTCCTCCAGATGCCGGGTGACTTCGTCCTTTTCCCCTTCCGTGTAGCCATCTTCCACATCGTTCTCCCCCTGGGCGGTGAGGATGGCGTCATAGCCCTTTTCCACCACCCGGGTCAGATCCGTGTGTTCCTGGAAGGTGACGATGTCGTGCTTGTTCACCGATTCCCGGATCAGCTTCACCGCATACTGGGGGGTGCGGGTATAGTACAGGAAATACCATCCGGAAACAGCCCCCACAAGGACTGCCAGGGCCGCTCCCAGGGCGATCTTTTTCCGTTTTTTCTTTTTCAGCCGTTCCTGCTCCTGTTCTGTTTTCCGGGAATCCGGAGAAAAGTTCCCGTCCGTCTGCTGTTCTGTCATGGTATTGCTGCTCCTTTTTGGTCCGTCCCCTGAAAGGGGCAGGGGACCGTTGCGCTGGCGCAATGGTGGGGTTACCCCTCCGGGAAACCCTCTGCCCGCTAAAGCGAGTCCTTTCTCCCTTTCAGAGAGACACCTGCTTCCCCGGAGCCCAGTCCGTGAGATACAGTTCCCGGAACAGCTTCTTCCCGGTTTCCGTCTTGTACAGCCGCTGATACAGAGCTTCGTCCTGCTGCCGGTCGGTGCCGTCCTCGTAGGGGTTCACCAGCATGTCCGCTTCCGCCAGGATCTGGGCGTCGGGCCCGTCGATACTGGCATAGGTGTGGTGATGGCCGATGAGCCATTTGATCCGTTCCGCGTCTTCCCCGGTGATGCCGGCCTTGTCCAGGATGGGCTGAGCCACCCCGGGCCCCAGTTCTTCCTGGATTTTCCCGGTGCAGTGGCCGTACCGGCGTTCTCCTTCGTGGATGCCGATGTCATGGAGGTAAGCGGCGGCTTCCAGGCGGAACTGGGTCCGAGGATCCAGCCCTTCCTCCAGCCCGATGAGCCGGGCAAAAGCATGGACTTTCAACAGATGGTGGATCCGCCGGGGATCCCCCGCATCACAGGCAATGGCTGCCCAGGCAAGCT is a genomic window containing:
- a CDS encoding amidohydrolase, with the translated sequence MNYYEEAMGMKEELIHQRRDFHAHPETAWTEFRTTSIIATELEKLGYEVKMGSEVLDDSARMLVPDEKTLKQCAQRAIKEGANPVLVDRMKGGMTGCVGIMHFAKPGKTVALRFDIDSLFVAEDPAPSHRPSALGFQSCHPGLMHACGHDGHATIGLAVARLVAAHKDRMAGTLKICFQPGEEGVVGAKSMVQSGIVDDVDYFISGHIGLGDYNDGSLVCMTKGFLATDKLDAEFSGVPSHAGAEPEKGKNALLAAAQAAISLHTISRHSGGSSRINVGVLEAGTGRNVVPANGLIKFETRGETAEINDFMAKEAKRMCRAAAMLYDVDVKITPRGSATSSNSSREMGEEIYSLVEPLNVYQHVVKEQKVSGSEDCCYFMSRVQEHGGQAVYMLYGTKEAAGHHQSDFDFNEDVLPRTAATIAMLVEHFGNKEE
- a CDS encoding DUF4127 family protein, with the translated sequence MNWCKRFGAFVVLMMGICAPAAAEKILFIPLDNRPVSLAYTADSFRKAGVQVVTPPETLLASDRQSGDPEKLACWLDQEARGAQGAVVSVDSYIYGGLVPSRTHELDPAVLARRAGDLLAFQSRHPGVPLYAFATVMRSPRWSSAPAEPAYYAQYGPQIFRWGQLRDRQRLGKLTRKEKKELAQVEKELPLDIRRDVLERRKKNLFVLKGLTRGLERGKLDYLLIGRDDSAPYSEAHRDAEDLAAFADPAFRHKFRSFSGADELGMVLLNRAMNKARGETPLVYAWYNGGAGPATVPSYEDGPIRRSFREHVLAAGGFPARTDKRADLVLGLYTPADGVTLGADVPANGTELDEMGRQFLATARQYVEKGRNVGIADVAFGNGGSRALVETLLRKEGEREPLGYRLGSYAGWNTAGNSLGYALGQGMLRPYLSDRDRQDLLTVRYLDDWLYQSRVRQEVRQQLIWPNQWPDGKLTDDQTARAETMITEKMEKEGTPLLGKRPEQYRYRLPWHRTFEVAVKNAE
- a CDS encoding HD domain-containing protein: MEPLEQLAWAAIACDAGDPRRIHHLLKVHAFARLIGLEEGLDPRTQFRLEAAAYLHDIGIHEGERRYGHCTGKIQEELGPGVAQPILDKAGITGEDAERIKWLIGHHHTYASIDGPDAQILAEADMLVNPYEDGTDRQQDEALYQRLYKTETGKKLFRELYLTDWAPGKQVSL